A genomic segment from Verrucomicrobiota bacterium encodes:
- a CDS encoding NADH-quinone oxidoreductase subunit C → MQHVDQIKTRIEAAVPGARIEIIRNDSSSAQHSLLVDNAHALAVAKFLRDDPELRLDFCSNATGVDWPDSVTKEKVKVKKTVDGAEKEVEQTIETKKPGCLEAVYHLYSMTLKHGPLVLRMRTENRSDKAHLPSLTPVWRGAEFQEREIYDLYGIVFDGHPDLRRILMWDEFKDYPMRKDYVEPDDYEYEPTPHDRVLEKAKKHFPQTSGGVSR, encoded by the coding sequence TTGCAACACGTTGACCAAATCAAAACGCGAATTGAAGCCGCAGTGCCGGGCGCCCGAATTGAAATCATCCGCAACGACAGTTCCAGCGCCCAGCATTCGCTGCTTGTGGACAATGCGCATGCGCTGGCTGTCGCCAAGTTTCTCCGCGACGATCCCGAACTCCGGCTCGATTTTTGTTCCAACGCCACCGGCGTCGATTGGCCCGACTCGGTCACGAAGGAAAAGGTGAAAGTCAAGAAAACCGTGGACGGCGCGGAGAAAGAGGTCGAACAAACCATCGAGACGAAAAAGCCAGGTTGCCTTGAGGCGGTCTATCACCTCTACTCGATGACCTTGAAGCACGGACCGCTCGTCCTCCGGATGCGCACGGAGAACCGGAGTGACAAAGCTCATCTGCCGTCCCTCACCCCGGTCTGGCGCGGGGCGGAATTCCAGGAACGCGAGATTTACGACCTCTACGGAATCGTTTTCGACGGGCATCCAGATTTGCGCCGGATTCTCATGTGGGACGAATTCAAGGATTATCCGATGCGCAAGGATTATGTGGAACCCGACGATTACGAATACGAGCCGACGCCACACGATCGCGTGCTGGAAAAGGCGAAGAAGCACTTTCCGCAAACGAGCGGTGGAGTGAGTCGTTGA